A single genomic interval of Campylobacter sp. MIT 12-8780 harbors:
- the clpP gene encoding ATP-dependent Clp endopeptidase proteolytic subunit ClpP: MYIPYVIERTSRGERSYDIYSRLLKDRIVMLSGEINDDVAASVVAQFLFLEAEDPDKDIYLYINSPGGVITSGFSIYDTMNYIKPSVCTICIGQAASMGAFLLSCGEKGKRFALPNSRIMIHQPLGGARGQATDIEIQAKEILRLKSILNEILAANTNQKLTKIAKDTERDFFMSANEAKEYGLIDKVLQKSFK, from the coding sequence ATGTATATCCCTTATGTCATCGAGCGCACAAGTAGAGGGGAGCGAAGTTATGATATATACTCCCGTCTTTTAAAAGATCGCATTGTAATGCTAAGTGGCGAGATTAATGATGATGTGGCAGCTTCTGTGGTGGCTCAATTTTTATTTTTAGAAGCTGAGGATCCAGATAAGGATATTTATCTTTATATCAACTCACCCGGTGGAGTTATCACAAGTGGCTTTAGTATCTATGATACGATGAATTATATCAAACCAAGCGTTTGCACTATCTGCATAGGACAAGCTGCTTCTATGGGAGCATTTTTGCTTAGTTGTGGCGAAAAAGGCAAACGTTTTGCTCTGCCAAATTCACGCATTATGATTCATCAGCCCTTAGGTGGAGCTAGGGGACAAGCAACAGATATAGAAATCCAAGCTAAAGAAATTTTAAGACTTAAAAGTATTTTAAATGAAATCTTAGCTGCAAACACAAATCAAAAGCTTACCAAAATCGCAAAAGATACCGAAAGAGACTTTTTCATGAGTGCAAATGAAGCTAAAGAATACGGGCTTATTGACAAGGTTTTGCAAAAAAGCTTTAAATAA
- a CDS encoding helix-turn-helix domain-containing protein: MFYLPKELKSIQDKKQSTELKSVSSCVFARYKQNDSSHKLFTCMQENVLIFVKEGEKKVHFQDEFDEKELILKENQALLLPAGAYLLSNIAKQNYEAYLFFFNNTLLAKLGFKHKDLFFTQMQNANSVHLAQNTPLEDESLSQIVSAFAPYFEPNSAHLDPLIELKFEELFLHLALSKNSLFLSFLKTIFNTSRLRLDQLFAYCESEFLSVADMAEFAGLDNASFSREFKQYFKISPKKWLDEKRLLKAKFLLQYADKNVNEICTDCGFSSPAWFIARFKEQFNQTPKQYQKTLQKASF; encoded by the coding sequence ATGTTTTACCTACCAAAAGAGCTTAAAAGCATTCAAGATAAAAAGCAAAGCACTGAACTTAAAAGCGTTTCAAGTTGTGTTTTTGCGCGCTATAAACAAAATGATAGCTCGCACAAGCTTTTTACTTGTATGCAAGAAAATGTGCTGATTTTTGTTAAAGAGGGCGAGAAAAAAGTGCATTTTCAAGATGAATTTGATGAAAAAGAGCTGATTTTAAAGGAAAATCAGGCTTTGCTTTTACCAGCTGGAGCGTATTTACTCAGCAACATAGCTAAGCAAAATTATGAAGCCTATCTTTTCTTTTTTAACAACACCCTTTTAGCAAAGCTTGGCTTTAAGCACAAGGACTTATTTTTTACTCAAATGCAAAATGCAAATTCAGTGCATTTAGCCCAAAATACCCCTTTAGAAGATGAGAGCTTAAGCCAGATAGTATCAGCTTTTGCACCATATTTTGAGCCAAACTCAGCCCATCTTGATCCCTTGATAGAACTTAAATTTGAAGAGCTGTTTTTGCACCTTGCTTTAAGCAAAAACTCCTTATTTTTAAGCTTTTTAAAAACCATCTTTAATACCAGTCGCTTAAGGCTTGATCAACTATTTGCTTATTGTGAGAGTGAGTTTTTAAGCGTAGCTGATATGGCTGAGTTTGCAGGGCTTGATAATGCTAGCTTTTCGCGTGAGTTTAAGCAGTATTTTAAAATTTCTCCTAAAAAATGGCTTGATGAAAAAAGACTTTTAAAGGCTAAATTTCTACTTCAATACGCTGATAAAAATGTAAATGAAATCTGCACAGATTGTGGTTTTAGCTCACCAGCTTGGTTTATAGCTCGCTTTAAAGAGCAATTCAATCAAACCCCAAAGCAGTATCAAAAGACTTTGCAAAAAGCTTCTTTTTAA
- a CDS encoding GGDEF domain-containing protein yields the protein MEDDFLAGFGANFGSSSERETQKIQKISGGEFDKFSKSVLEALVKDNVPPIPTNYRIYFEKMLDSQTMTFKKRITEMMELDSKQEGKQVVIEKKVKKSFSALNILLQDMAMIYKNTEVIKEMIAKRMSELSINSGNLALNATLGAMQIDIDRYLALLSRYTYDIKEKFEEVSHTYKSIEEQSDFDPIFEIYNKKFLLHTLELCKEGYEKYNYQNTIVLFRIKDSVLSKLADTKDKNILLKNIAKIISKNIGKGDILAHYQDGIFMLLLQHCNIQNARKIIEGLIDRIYNTNFFISSVEVDMNLEVVMSLIKDDLSIDKLLDKMIKMLNTTGKDSQNFAVLD from the coding sequence ATGGAAGATGATTTTTTAGCTGGTTTTGGTGCAAATTTTGGCTCAAGTTCAGAAAGAGAAACTCAAAAAATTCAAAAAATCAGCGGTGGTGAATTTGATAAATTCTCAAAATCAGTTCTTGAAGCTCTTGTGAAAGATAATGTGCCACCTATACCAACGAATTATCGCATTTATTTTGAAAAAATGCTTGATTCTCAAACGATGACTTTTAAAAAAAGAATCACCGAGATGATGGAGCTTGATAGCAAGCAAGAAGGTAAGCAAGTTGTGATCGAAAAAAAAGTTAAAAAAAGCTTTTCTGCCTTAAATATCTTGCTTCAAGATATGGCGATGATCTATAAAAATACCGAAGTGATTAAAGAAATGATCGCCAAAAGGATGTCAGAGCTTTCCATAAATTCAGGCAACCTCGCTCTTAATGCTACCTTAGGTGCGATGCAAATAGATATTGATCGATATTTAGCCTTACTTTCTCGATATACTTATGATATCAAAGAAAAATTCGAAGAGGTAAGCCACACCTACAAAAGCATAGAAGAGCAAAGTGATTTTGATCCTATCTTTGAAATTTATAACAAAAAATTCCTCCTTCACACCCTTGAACTCTGTAAAGAAGGCTATGAAAAATATAATTATCAAAATACCATAGTTTTATTTAGGATAAAAGACTCGGTTTTAAGTAAGCTTGCAGACACAAAAGACAAAAATATCTTACTTAAAAATATCGCTAAAATCATCAGCAAAAATATAGGCAAAGGCGATATACTCGCACATTATCAAGATGGTATTTTTATGCTTTTATTACAACACTGCAATATCCAAAACGCTCGAAAAATCATAGAAGGACTAATCGATCGTATCTATAATACAAACTTTTTCATCTCTTCAGTTGAAGTGGATATGAATTTAGAAGTCGTGATGAGCTTAATCAAAGATGATTTGAGTATTGATAAATTGCTTGATAAGATGATTAAGATGCTAAACACTACCGGCAAAGATAGCCAAAATTTCGCTGTTTTGGACTAG
- a CDS encoding MerR family transcriptional regulator has protein sequence MAYTIIEVERQTGVPSTTLKFWIKKGLFPNLERDKNNVRYFSKSDVEWVKWIEYFRFTKMPIERIKHYIELYYKGDSTFEERKQMIKDQKDFIIKDMAQTKFILEKIDEKLKIYEETSGNLFCEKKVGNKIKKLPPFELGNKAKKAKDKINVLPTKRA, from the coding sequence ATGGCTTATACTATCATCGAGGTTGAAAGACAAACGGGCGTGCCCTCAACTACGCTTAAATTTTGGATCAAAAAGGGGCTTTTTCCAAATTTAGAACGTGATAAAAACAATGTGCGTTATTTTAGCAAAAGCGATGTTGAGTGGGTGAAGTGGATAGAGTATTTTCGCTTTACTAAGATGCCAATTGAACGCATTAAGCATTATATAGAGCTTTATTATAAGGGCGATAGCACCTTTGAAGAGCGTAAGCAAATGATTAAGGATCAAAAGGATTTTATCATCAAAGATATGGCTCAAACTAAGTTTATACTTGAAAAAATCGATGAAAAGCTTAAAATTTATGAAGAAACAAGTGGGAATTTATTTTGTGAGAAAAAAGTTGGCAACAAGATCAAAAAACTTCCTCCTTTTGAGCTTGGTAACAAGGCAAAAAAAGCTAAAGATAAAATAAATGTTTTACCTACCAAAAGAGCTTAA
- a CDS encoding GNAT family N-acetyltransferase: protein MNIRAMNEKDYEAVFKLWCEIKGFGIRSVDDSKENITAFLRRNEGLSVVAELADEKNGYAKGSIVGSILCGHDGRTGGFYHVCVHQGFRKLGIAHKMTEFCLAALKKEKINKIALIAFKNNDLGNEFWKNYGFTLREDANYYDLSLNEHNSTHFVKK, encoded by the coding sequence ATGAATATTAGAGCAATGAATGAAAAAGATTATGAAGCTGTTTTTAAACTTTGGTGTGAGATAAAAGGCTTTGGGATACGAAGCGTTGATGATAGTAAAGAAAATATTACAGCTTTTTTAAGGAGAAATGAGGGCTTAAGCGTAGTGGCTGAGCTAGCAGATGAAAAAAATGGCTATGCAAAAGGAAGTATAGTAGGAAGCATACTTTGCGGACATGATGGACGCACAGGAGGCTTTTATCATGTATGCGTGCATCAGGGCTTTAGAAAACTTGGCATAGCGCATAAAATGACAGAGTTTTGTTTAGCTGCTTTAAAAAAAGAAAAGATTAACAAAATCGCTCTCATCGCCTTTAAAAACAACGATCTAGGCAATGAATTTTGGAAAAATTACGGCTTTACTTTAAGAGAGGACGCAAATTATTATGATCTTTCTTTAAACGAACATAATTCTACGCATTTTGTTAAAAAATAA
- the fliI gene encoding flagellar protein export ATPase FliI yields MSLSKLRAKLGSEDLKSVFGEITKISATSIEIKGLKTGVGDIVRLISNENKDLQTLAMVVEVKAEFSYLSPFSFIEGFKIGDRAYLSEAGMHIGVSNALLGRVVDPFMNPKDGKGAIEVDKFMPIMRAPIDAMKRGLINEVFPVGVKTIDGLLTCGVGQKLGIFAGSGVGKSTLMGMIVKNSKAPIKVVALIGERGREIPEFIEKNLGGKLDDTVIIVATSDDSALMRKYGAFCAMSVAEYFKEQGKDVLFIMDSVTRFAMAQREIGLALGEPPTTKGYPPSVLSLLPQLMERTGKEEGKGTITAFFTVLVDGDDMSDPIADQSRSILDGHIVLSRELTDFGIYPPINIQNSASRVMNDIITPEHKLAARKFKRLNSLLKENEVLLRIGAYQRGSDKELDEAIAKKDFMQNFLTQTPEESFEFNNIIEILKLINTQTQAPNPNNQQSTNSLQIPNLPQ; encoded by the coding sequence ATGAGCCTTTCAAAACTAAGAGCAAAGCTAGGCAGTGAGGATTTAAAATCTGTCTTTGGAGAAATCACCAAAATTTCAGCTACAAGCATAGAGATAAAAGGGCTAAAAACCGGCGTTGGCGATATAGTGCGTTTAATTTCAAATGAAAATAAAGACTTGCAAACTTTAGCTATGGTGGTTGAGGTTAAGGCGGAGTTTTCTTATCTTAGCCCTTTTTCTTTCATAGAGGGCTTTAAGATAGGCGATAGGGCTTATTTGAGTGAAGCTGGTATGCATATAGGCGTAAGCAATGCCCTTTTAGGACGCGTGGTTGATCCTTTTATGAATCCAAAAGATGGCAAAGGTGCTATTGAGGTTGATAAATTTATGCCTATTATGCGTGCGCCTATTGATGCGATGAAAAGAGGACTTATCAATGAAGTTTTTCCAGTGGGCGTAAAGACTATTGATGGGCTTTTAACTTGTGGAGTGGGGCAAAAACTTGGCATTTTTGCAGGCTCTGGAGTGGGTAAATCAACCCTCATGGGTATGATAGTAAAAAACTCAAAAGCTCCTATAAAAGTCGTCGCTCTCATAGGCGAAAGAGGGCGCGAAATCCCTGAGTTTATAGAAAAAAATTTAGGTGGAAAGCTTGATGATACAGTAATCATCGTCGCCACAAGTGATGATAGTGCTTTGATGCGTAAATATGGTGCTTTTTGTGCTATGAGCGTGGCTGAGTATTTTAAAGAACAGGGCAAAGATGTGCTTTTTATCATGGATAGTGTAACGCGTTTTGCTATGGCTCAAAGAGAGATAGGCTTGGCTCTTGGTGAGCCACCTACTACTAAGGGCTATCCACCAAGTGTTTTAAGTCTTTTACCCCAGCTCATGGAACGGACAGGAAAAGAAGAGGGCAAAGGCACGATCACAGCCTTTTTCACCGTGCTTGTTGATGGAGATGATATGAGTGATCCTATAGCCGATCAAAGCCGTTCGATACTTGATGGGCACATAGTTTTAAGTAGAGAACTCACTGATTTTGGTATATATCCGCCTATAAATATCCAAAACTCAGCCTCTCGTGTGATGAATGATATCATCACGCCAGAACATAAGCTCGCCGCACGTAAATTTAAACGTTTAAACTCGCTTTTAAAAGAAAATGAAGTACTTTTACGCATAGGTGCATATCAAAGAGGAAGCGATAAAGAGCTTGATGAGGCTATAGCTAAAAAAGATTTTATGCAAAATTTTCTTACTCAAACTCCAGAAGAAAGTTTTGAATTTAATAATATAATTGAAATTTTAAAACTCATCAACACCCAAACGCAAGCTCCAAATCCAAACAATCAACAAAGCACAAATTCTCTACAAATCCCAAATTTACCGCAGTAA
- the tig gene encoding trigger factor: MEVKAKQLDKVNANISVKIDAKSLEDEVQKLAQKTAKTIKMDGFRPGKVPASAVLKRYGEQLKADAQQELLKQAMNTGLKELKKESKDIVGEPYFEKFDNKEGAVEADLMISFKPEIKLDGYEELIPKQSTPKITKKEIESKKEEILKNFATHEAIKEKRGLKEGDFAKFDFEGFVDEKAFEGGKAENFTLEIGSKQFIPGFEEAMIGMKAGEEKDIKVTFPKDYGASNLAGKEAVFKIKLHEILKAVPAKIDEELLKKLLPNEKELSEEKLDEKLKKQLEQEKLYTLINEELKPALAEALVKKYTFDLPKGVVEQEIDLQLRNSLSSLSQDEIKALQEDKDKLKAKREEFKDEAQKSVKLTFIINELALLRKIGVSDQEVMQAVYFEAYRSGIDPRALLQNYQQQGILPAVKMALVEEKLFNDIFMPKDEKKEPKKEKKESKKDKNEGEK; this comes from the coding sequence ATGGAAGTAAAAGCGAAGCAGCTTGATAAAGTCAATGCAAATATAAGCGTAAAAATTGACGCAAAAAGCTTAGAAGATGAAGTGCAAAAGCTTGCTCAAAAAACAGCAAAAACCATAAAAATGGACGGATTTAGACCCGGAAAAGTGCCTGCAAGTGCGGTATTAAAACGATATGGCGAGCAATTAAAAGCTGATGCGCAACAAGAGCTTTTAAAACAAGCAATGAATACTGGCTTAAAAGAGCTTAAAAAAGAAAGCAAAGATATAGTCGGCGAGCCGTATTTTGAAAAATTTGACAACAAAGAAGGTGCGGTAGAAGCTGATTTGATGATCTCCTTTAAACCAGAGATCAAGCTTGATGGATATGAAGAGCTAATCCCAAAACAAAGCACTCCAAAAATCACTAAAAAAGAAATAGAAAGCAAAAAAGAAGAAATACTTAAAAACTTCGCCACTCACGAAGCGATTAAAGAAAAAAGAGGCTTAAAAGAGGGCGATTTTGCAAAATTTGACTTTGAAGGCTTTGTTGATGAAAAGGCTTTTGAAGGTGGTAAGGCTGAAAATTTCACTCTTGAGATAGGCTCAAAGCAGTTTATCCCGGGCTTTGAAGAAGCAATGATAGGTATGAAAGCTGGCGAAGAAAAAGATATAAAAGTAACTTTTCCAAAAGATTATGGTGCTTCCAATTTAGCTGGAAAAGAAGCGGTATTTAAGATCAAACTTCATGAAATTTTAAAAGCTGTGCCGGCTAAGATCGATGAAGAGCTTTTGAAAAAACTTTTACCAAATGAAAAAGAATTAAGCGAAGAAAAGCTTGATGAAAAGCTCAAAAAGCAGCTTGAGCAAGAAAAGCTTTATACTCTCATCAACGAGGAGTTAAAACCGGCTCTAGCTGAAGCTTTAGTGAAAAAATATACTTTTGATTTGCCAAAGGGCGTTGTCGAACAAGAAATTGACTTGCAACTTAGAAATTCACTCTCAAGCCTAAGTCAAGATGAGATTAAAGCCCTACAAGAAGATAAAGATAAGCTTAAGGCTAAAAGAGAAGAATTTAAAGATGAAGCTCAAAAAAGTGTCAAACTTACCTTCATCATCAATGAACTTGCCTTGCTTAGAAAGATAGGTGTAAGCGATCAAGAAGTTATGCAAGCTGTGTATTTTGAAGCTTATAGAAGTGGGATTGATCCAAGAGCACTTTTACAAAACTATCAGCAACAAGGTATTTTACCAGCTGTAAAAATGGCTTTAGTTGAAGAAAAACTTTTCAACGATATCTTTATGCCAAAAGATGAAAAGAAAGAGCCTAAAAAAGAGAAAAAAGAAAGCAAAAAAGACAAAAATGAGGGAGAAAAATAA
- the def gene encoding peptide deformylase yields the protein MQRKIITYPSKRLYLNSEPIRSFNEDLHTLLDDMYETMIAGQGVGLAAIQVNVPVRVFLANIPDENEEQKKENLLEIINPELEFINDEKILFTEGCLSIPGFYEEVERYKSVALHYQDRFGKKHSLEASDFLAVVFQHEFDHLNGHLFIEKLSYSQRQKFQKEFKEAQKLAKKVKNEKTQMPKS from the coding sequence ATGCAAAGAAAGATCATCACTTATCCAAGCAAGAGATTGTATCTTAACTCAGAGCCTATACGTAGCTTTAATGAAGATTTGCATACTTTGCTTGATGATATGTATGAAACGATGATAGCAGGACAAGGGGTTGGTTTAGCTGCCATTCAAGTTAATGTGCCCGTGCGTGTTTTTTTAGCTAATATACCTGATGAAAATGAGGAGCAAAAAAAAGAAAATTTGCTTGAGATCATTAATCCAGAGCTTGAGTTTATAAATGATGAAAAGATACTTTTTACTGAGGGTTGCTTAAGCATACCGGGTTTTTATGAAGAGGTTGAACGTTATAAAAGCGTGGCTTTGCATTATCAAGATCGCTTTGGCAAAAAGCATAGCCTTGAGGCAAGTGATTTTTTAGCTGTGGTGTTTCAGCATGAATTTGATCATCTTAATGGACATTTGTTTATAGAAAAATTATCATATTCTCAAAGACAGAAATTTCAAAAAGAGTTTAAAGAAGCTCAAAAGCTTGCCAAAAAAGTCAAAAATGAAAAAACTCAAATGCCTAAGTCTTAG
- the argC gene encoding N-acetyl-gamma-glutamyl-phosphate reductase, whose translation MDKIKIAIFGSNGYTGYELVRLLLRHPKAELCYLGSRAYKDEPYFKVYPNTFKKLDLLCKDEDINEVAKEVDLIFTATPQGFCAGVMNESLLQHCKIIDLSADFRLKNANIYEKWYKLEHKAKGFLNEAVYGLSELKREEIKKARLIANPGCYTTTSILALYPLVKHKLIDLNSIIIDAKSGASGAGRGAKEENLFCEINENFKAYGIASHRHTPEIEQELSLAANENITLQFTPHLVPMQRGILASIYTKFKGKINELRSVYENTYKDENFIRILPVGILPQTRFVKGTNFLDINFVFDERTQNLIIIAALDNLLKGAAGQAVQNMNLAFGFDESLGLENLGLL comes from the coding sequence ATGGATAAAATCAAAATCGCCATCTTTGGCTCAAATGGCTACACAGGATACGAGCTTGTGCGTTTATTGCTAAGGCACCCAAAAGCAGAACTTTGCTATCTTGGATCAAGAGCGTATAAAGATGAGCCTTATTTTAAAGTCTATCCTAACACCTTTAAAAAGCTTGATTTACTCTGCAAAGATGAGGATATCAACGAAGTGGCAAAAGAAGTTGATCTTATCTTTACAGCCACGCCTCAAGGCTTTTGTGCTGGAGTGATGAATGAAAGCTTACTGCAACACTGCAAAATCATAGATTTAAGCGCTGACTTTCGCCTTAAAAATGCAAACATATATGAAAAATGGTATAAGCTTGAACACAAGGCAAAAGGCTTTTTAAACGAGGCTGTGTATGGGCTTAGCGAGCTCAAACGAGAAGAGATTAAAAAAGCACGTCTCATCGCTAATCCGGGCTGTTATACCACGACTTCTATACTTGCACTTTATCCGCTTGTAAAGCATAAGCTTATTGACTTAAACTCTATCATCATAGACGCAAAAAGTGGAGCGAGCGGGGCTGGCAGGGGAGCAAAAGAAGAAAATCTTTTTTGTGAGATTAATGAAAATTTTAAAGCTTATGGCATAGCCTCGCACCGCCACACTCCAGAGATAGAACAAGAACTAAGTCTTGCAGCAAATGAAAATATCACGCTTCAATTCACCCCGCACCTTGTGCCTATGCAAAGGGGGATTTTAGCAAGTATTTATACCAAATTTAAGGGTAAAATAAATGAGCTAAGAAGTGTGTATGAAAACACTTATAAAGATGAGAATTTTATACGAATTTTACCTGTTGGCATTTTACCTCAAACGCGTTTTGTTAAAGGGACAAATTTTTTAGATATCAATTTTGTTTTTGATGAAAGAACACAAAACCTTATCATCATCGCAGCCCTTGATAATCTTTTAAAAGGAGCAGCCGGACAAGCTGTGCAAAATATGAACTTAGCTTTTGGTTTTGATGAGAGTTTGGGACTTGAAAATTTGGGGCTTTTATAA
- a CDS encoding ATP-binding protein: MKTKFFISAILAASLGSEVFASELKHVDLEGFASPESVFVDNNFIYVSNIGTKADPLGKDSDGFITKLDKSGKIVDKSFASKLNAPKGMARLDNRLFVVDIDTLYAFDVRNKKELLRLNINGAVFLNDIAVLDANTLLVSDTGTGIIHKINLRNNTISEFYKLDLSQFGGANGLAIDTKNNALIIAGYHPDGVSGGKVIRLNLANKNIETLIDTKGAYDGVAVLENGDILVSSWGENLQGVIYKISKGKISTLELPYMQGPADFFVDKNTLYIPKMFENKVLKVELK, encoded by the coding sequence ATGAAAACAAAGTTTTTCATCAGTGCCATTTTGGCAGCAAGTTTAGGCAGTGAGGTGTTCGCAAGTGAACTTAAACATGTTGATTTAGAAGGTTTTGCAAGTCCAGAAAGCGTATTTGTAGATAATAATTTTATCTATGTAAGCAATATAGGTACAAAGGCTGATCCTTTGGGAAAAGATAGCGATGGTTTTATCACAAAGCTTGATAAAAGTGGTAAGATTGTGGACAAAAGTTTTGCTTCAAAGCTCAATGCTCCAAAAGGTATGGCAAGGCTTGATAATAGGCTTTTTGTAGTGGATATTGACACGCTTTATGCCTTTGATGTAAGAAACAAAAAAGAGCTTTTAAGGTTAAATATCAATGGAGCTGTCTTTTTAAATGATATAGCCGTTTTAGATGCAAATACCTTGCTAGTAAGCGACACAGGCACAGGGATAATCCACAAAATCAACCTTAGAAACAATACTATAAGCGAGTTTTATAAGCTTGATTTAAGTCAGTTTGGCGGAGCAAATGGACTAGCAATAGATACAAAAAATAATGCCCTTATCATAGCAGGCTACCACCCAGACGGCGTTAGCGGAGGTAAGGTTATAAGGTTAAATCTAGCAAATAAAAACATTGAAACCTTGATAGACACAAAAGGGGCATATGATGGCGTGGCTGTGCTTGAAAATGGTGATATTTTGGTAAGTTCATGGGGAGAGAATTTACAAGGCGTGATTTATAAGATAAGCAAAGGCAAGATAAGCACCCTAGAGCTTCCTTATATGCAAGGACCAGCAGACTTTTTTGTAGATAAAAACACGCTTTATATCCCAAAAATGTTTGAAAATAAAGTGCTTAAAGTTGAGCTTAAGTAG
- the folE gene encoding GTP cyclohydrolase I FolE, translating to MQEEFEKSVTNILNLIGENPKREGLLKTPARVAKSFEFLTQGYKADPKQVLNDALFVSSNNEMVLVRDIEFYSLCEHHLLPFFGRVHVAYIPDKKVVGLSKIPRLVEVFARRLQIQEQLTEQIAEALMENVGAKGVGVVIEARHLCVEMRGVQKANSTTSTSALRGCFLKNDNTRREFFSLINSSKQVRF from the coding sequence ATGCAAGAAGAATTTGAAAAATCAGTTACAAATATCTTAAATTTAATAGGCGAAAATCCAAAACGCGAAGGGCTTTTAAAAACCCCAGCCAGAGTAGCAAAAAGCTTTGAATTTCTCACTCAAGGCTATAAAGCAGATCCTAAGCAAGTCTTAAATGATGCTTTATTTGTCAGCTCAAACAATGAAATGGTTTTAGTGCGTGATATAGAGTTTTACAGCCTTTGCGAGCATCATCTTTTGCCTTTTTTTGGGCGCGTGCATGTTGCTTATATCCCTGATAAAAAAGTGGTTGGCTTGAGTAAAATTCCTCGCCTTGTTGAGGTTTTTGCTCGCAGACTTCAAATTCAAGAACAACTTACCGAGCAAATTGCAGAAGCTTTGATGGAAAATGTCGGTGCAAAAGGCGTTGGCGTAGTTATAGAAGCAAGGCATTTATGCGTTGAGATGAGAGGAGTGCAAAAGGCAAATTCCACCACAAGCACTTCAGCATTAAGAGGCTGTTTTTTAAAAAATGATAATACCAGAAGGGAATTTTTCTCCCTCATCAACTCCTCAAAACAGGTTCGTTTTTGA